One Paramisgurnus dabryanus chromosome 10, PD_genome_1.1, whole genome shotgun sequence genomic region harbors:
- the LOC135718091 gene encoding uncharacterized protein, giving the protein MEDHTYSRAHEKESPRKRKRELKRQRDRRNNKTKVNIGVCFPRWKELMRLKEFKRDAEVASFLLDSYDRELRAVTSTPMKGKPSRVLSTPAVSSISSGTDRDERLDAITEDPEIKILEQSLDDMSIVDEDVDEHVFNDPMNSVIDWTDEGSAFHQRDDSSDEEYLPPISIRMGGALKAVQSVDHLPVIGLDETVHDLSAHEDPTDEPLPSVELPSYPDPLKVKCVDDIICVRAAVLYETCLRQLLTLIKLPVDRCTGVLRTGLVCDGVGPFHINITYKGTAMIVEWICPNGHNLWRWNSQPVMKFGMQAGDFLLSTNILLSGNNYGKVSLLFKFMNMGMVNQNTFFTIQDTYCVDAVKEYWEERNSEAICRLQGKDVVVLGDGRNDSPGHCAQYCSYTTMELDTKEIIHVATIDKRQTSWNSNIMEKEAFIQTVDKLSKQIKLVEICTDAHIQIGALMNPDKGKYKDLGIHHSLDMWHGAKNLAKKLAAAAKVKGQSILLHWLKDIVNHFWWCCKTADTKEQFLALWIGICHHVCNIHTWQMGSCQHGDLGEVPGKQWIQRDSKSHKALVDIVFNKRWLKDVHKYLRFRSTADLESFQNHVLMYANKRFAFTPPGL; this is encoded by the exons ATGGAAGATCACACCTATTCTCGAGCACATGAAAAGGagtcgccaaggaagcgaaaaAGAGAGTTAaaacgacaacgcgacaggagaaacaacaagacaaaagtGAATATTGGAGTGTGTTTTCCGAGATGGAAAGAGCTCATGAGGCTCAAGGAATTCAAACGGGACGCTGAGGTTGCAAGTTTTCTTCTCGACAG CTATGACAGAGAACTGAGAGCAGTCACATCAACACCAATGAAGGGAAAGCCCTCTCGAGTATTAAGTACTCCAGCAGTGTCCAGCATTTCTAGTGGGACAGACAG AGATGAGCGTCTTGATGCAATTACAGAAGACCCTGAAATTAAGATCCTTGAACAGAG ccTAGATGACATGAGCATCGTGGATGAGGATGTGGATGAACATGTGTTCAATGACCCCATGAACAGTGT AATTGACTGGACAGATGAAGGATCTGCATTCCATCAAAGAGATGACAGCTCCGATGAAGAGTATCTTCCACCAATTTCTATAAG AATGGGTGGAGCATTAAAGGCAGTGCAGTCTGTTGACCATCTTCCTGTAATTGGGCTTGATGAAACTGTGCATGACCTTTCTGCTCATGAAGATCCTACTGATGAGCCCTTGCCCAGTGTTGAGTTGCCTAGTTACCCAGACCCTTTGAAGGTTAAATGTGTGGATGATATCATCTGTGTCCGAGCGGCAGTGTTGTATGAGACCTGCTTGAGGCAGCTTCTCACACTGATAAAGCTGCCGGTGGACAGATGTACAGGTGTTCTCAGGACTGGTCTGGTGTGTGATGGTGTTGGCCCTTTTCACATTAACATCACTTATAAGGGCACGGCAATGATTGTGGAATGG ATTTGTCCCAATGGACATAACCTGTGGAGATGGAATTCACAGCCTGTGATGAAGTTTGGGATGCAAGCAGGGGATTTCCTTCTATCCACCAACATTTTGTTGTCAGGGAACAATTATGGGAAGGTTTCCCTATTGTTCAAGTTCATGAACATGGGTATGGTGaaccaaaacacatttttcacaATCCAAGACACATACTGTGTTGACGCAGTCAAGGAATACTGGGAAGAAAGGAATTCCGAGGCCATCTGTCGCCTTCAAGGGAAAGACGTCGTGGTGCTAG GGGATGGCAGAAATGATTCACCAGGGCATTGTGCCCAGTACTGCAGCTACACTACAATGGAGCTTGACACTAAGGAAATAATTCATGTAGCTACAATAGACAAGCGGCAGACATCGTGGAACTCAAACATCATGGAGAAGGAGGCATTTATCCAGACTGTAGACAAGCTTTCCAAACAGATAAAGCTGGTGGAGATCTGCACAGATGCACATATCCAGATTGGTGCCCTTATGA ACCCAGACAAAGGAAAATACAAGGACCTTGGGATTCATCACAGTTTGGACATGTGGCACGGTGCAAAGAATCTGGCCAAGAAACTTGCTGCT GCAGCGAAGGTGAAAGGACAGTCCATTCTCCTACACTGGTTGAAGGACATCGTCAACCATTTTTGGTGGTGTTGCAAGACTGCAGATACCAAAGAGCAGTTTCTT GCACTTTGGATTGGCATTTGTCACCATGTCTGCAACATCCACACATGGCAAATGGGAAGCTGCCAACACGGCGATCTTGGAGAAGTTCCTGGGAAGCAGTGGATCCAGAGAGATTCCAAGTCTCACAAAGCATTAGTGGACATCGTTTTCAACAAGCGTTGGCTAAAGGATGTCCATAAATATCTCCGTTTCAG ATCAACGGCAGACCTGGAGTCATTCCAGAACCATGTACTAATGTATGCCAACAAGCGCTTTGCTTTCACACCCCCGGGTTTATGA